The DNA sequence CATGAGTAATGGGCCCACTCTTTGGCGAATGGTATACATTGTCCTTCCATATTCAGCAGCAGGCCATATTTCTGCCCCGAACACTGCACTGCATACACGTAGCACTTCTTAGCCGCACTGCAACCATGTCTTATTTATTGAAAATCGAGCAAAAATTCACAGGATTTTCGTCATTGattcagaaaatttaaaaagacaGATAAACCCATAAAACAATAACTAGCCACTCAGGAACTGTGGTACCCTCATCTGCTGCACTACAGTAAAATAAGACAACTTTGTCAAACCCGATATTGAACCACTCAGATCTCGCAATATGCCATTTTACCATTAACTCAACCGAGGGGCAATGGCTGCTGTCTTGAATTAGCCTTCTTTGCACATGGTTTAAAAGTCCAAAAAGTACCCAAGGTTTGCTCTGTCGAAGCTAAGTCATGGCCTGGTCCCTCTCAGTCCATATTACAAAATTTAATGCAAGATCTTGACCACCTCCTCTACCCCATTCCATAGAACAAGGATAGATAAATCCACCCCGACAAATAAACAACAGAAAGTTTCAGATGGAACACGAATCCTCCTACCTCATCAACAAAATCAGAAAAGAAATACAAGGAAGAGCAAAGTAAACCTGGTGGCAAGTACTTTATCCCCAACAGTGAACATTCCAGACTTGTCAGCCGATCCACCCGACGCAATCGCATCTATGTAAGTGCCACCATCTCTACCCTTTGTGAATTTCAGCCCATATGGCTGCAACAGCTCCACCTCATACTCTTCATACTGTTCTTCATCTCCATCTCTCCCATCACTTCTACTCCCCGATTTCGATGTCGGGGACTCAGTTTCCGATGCTTTTACAATCAAAATAGATGGTTTCAGCAAATGGTTAGTTGGAAAACAGTTTGACGTGCTCAGAAACGGTTGGTTCTTGAATGAAAAATGGATGCTTTGGCAAACCAGAGCTGGGGTTCGCTTGGTTCTGGGCAATGGTGGTGACGAGCAGAGACAAGGATGACTACTTGGAGCAAAAGACGTCATTGGTATATTTACAAGTCAGTCTGATTTTGCCTTTTTTGTGTTTTAGAGCTCAGATCAGAGGTGAAGAAGATGTTTTAGTGGGGAAACCCGGAAGAAACGTGGCCATTTGGGGAGGGAAGCTAGCTTCTGGTGTCGAAGAAGAGGTTTGGATTACACGTACTTGTTTAGTGGCTCTCATAAGCCGCTGTGTTCATTTCGATGGTGGAATGCCACGTTTCACTTATGGAATTGGGTTTGGcatgaaaaatattgtaaattgtgttttctttttctccttctttttcttttttcagttgtttttattgttttcagaTTTTTAGCACAAAGACCTTGATCGTGTGGACACCACTTCACCAAAGTTAAGATtcccaaatttttatttttgaaaaaatacaagaagtgaaataaaaaatgcatagaTTTTATAATTGTCATTCAACTGTAGAGTAAATGGTGTATGTCTTTATAAGATCTTGTTTGGATATACAGttcagataaaatgaaatgatatattttgaatagtagtaaaattttcaaattaagataaaatgaaatagtttataaaaaaaaaatgtgtgtttggatagtgagatgagatgagatagtttttaatttttgggatttgaaaaatgtgtggATCTCACTATTTTATAAAGAGCCGAATTGTGCACTGTTCATATCAATTTTGCATTGTTCACGCACTATTCATTGTCAGTTTTCAatgtttattattgtttatttaagtggatgtttctaaaatttagagataaaatataatttatttagatAGGAAAAATTAGTGTACGGTACAAATGAAATGATGATTGCACTTGAATGACTTGGATTTACATGTTGAAACATAAGGATGAGGTCTTCCATGTATTTTAATCCTTGCATAAAATGAT is a window from the Carya illinoinensis cultivar Pawnee chromosome 14, C.illinoinensisPawnee_v1, whole genome shotgun sequence genome containing:
- the LOC122294781 gene encoding protein MET1, chloroplastic-like isoform X4, which codes for MTSFAPSSHPCLCSSPPLPRTKRTPALVCQSIHFSFKNQPFLSTSNCFPTNHLLKPSILIVKASETESPTSKSGSRSDGRDGDEEQYEEYEVELLQPYGLKFTKGRDGGTYIDAIASGGSADKSGMFTVGDKVLATSAVFGAEIWPAAEYGRTMYTIRQRVGPLLMRMQKRYGKLEDVGELTEKEIIRAERNSGVISNRVREIQKKGTERAQGKGPSRRTATLQLQAGLSALEDALQAGFEDFKRIRTDPDLAKIRTSQEFETLLKRFDESFINENAINAIKSLFGILNKN
- the LOC122294781 gene encoding protein MET1, chloroplastic-like isoform X3; this encodes MTSFAPSSHPCLCSSPPLPRTKRTPALVCQSIHFSFKNQPFLSTSNCFPTNHLLKPSILIVKASETESPTSKSGSRSDGRDGDEEQYEEYEVELLQPYGLKFTKGRDGGTYIDAIASGGSADKSGMFTVGDKVLATSAVFGAEIWPAAEYGRTMYTIRQRVGPLLMRMQKRYGKLEDVGELTEKEIIRAERNSGVISNRVREIQVCMPSQIPKWQLIYRTSFAKCPQKKGTERAQGKGPSRRTATLQLQAGLSALEDALQAGFEDFKRIRTDPDLAKIRTSQEFETLLKRFDESFINENAINAIKSLFGILNKN
- the LOC122294781 gene encoding protein MET1, chloroplastic-like isoform X2, which encodes MTSFAPSSHPCLCSSPPLPRTKRTPALVCQSIHFSFKNQPFLSTSNCFPTNHLLKPSILIVKASETESPTSKSGSRSDGRDGDEEQYEEYEVELLQPYGLKFTKGRDGGTYIDAIASGGSADKSGMFTVGDKVLATSAVFGAEIWPAAEYGRTMYTIRQRVGPLLMRMQKRYGKLEDVGELTEKEIIRAERNSGVISNRVREIQLQNALRKREQKERRAKDLQEGLQLYKNANYEEALEKFESVLGSKPDPDEASVASYNVACCYSKLNQMLSELMKDIFLLPNLSYLPRASTHITRNISSYKLDSLLWKMPCKQDLKTSRESEQILTWPK